Proteins found in one Candidatus Zixiibacteriota bacterium genomic segment:
- a CDS encoding GAF domain-containing sensor histidine kinase, whose amino-acid sequence MSTAIESRNQTPHRQRLTPIELSHLPFPTFFTEQDCDSIVVNDLFRPYIDCEDTGQYTTSLEKLESMFGVSLKQLICNVIDSGARISLEEINFSDCSGFMRCATLHLIPTVVTNDGSTGCAGILVDRTKSWRLSQRLNLVQSELSIVSQVSAQLGATMEAENILKIVLIAVTAREGLGFNRAFVFLVDENSRELVGCHAIGPINAEEAGRIWGTIPDEGKDLRSIIRSYRRSIQLSSMETDRIVRQQILPFDDKHSPLANSILSRKPIRVTDMQQLSTLADATGRLLCAPELAIAPLYTRKRVLGVIAADNLITGRRISETDLEQLQMFASQAATALERAHLYENLQSYTGKIEKVNRQLEETQKEIIRMEKLSLMGEMTYRIAHELRNPLTVIGGFAGLLVKSDGLSETAIERAEIIQKESRRIEKHLDILLDFSKSYSQECESVDLNMLARDVVRMVEPAFLKRGISVQSVAGDSAVIVQAHKDLLLHGLYNVVGVLGELSPKGALWRLISTGEEDASVIEVLPDDQTMDRETAIGVLKGFVQSQTSTADLRLALANEAISYNGGHLGCELHEQQPRIYMSFQK is encoded by the coding sequence GAATCAAACCCCGCACCGTCAGCGGTTAACACCCATCGAATTATCACATCTGCCATTTCCGACATTCTTCACGGAGCAGGACTGCGACTCTATAGTCGTTAATGACCTGTTCAGACCATACATCGATTGCGAAGATACAGGTCAGTACACGACATCTCTCGAAAAACTCGAAAGTATGTTCGGTGTATCTCTGAAGCAGTTGATTTGTAATGTGATCGACTCCGGTGCCAGAATAAGCCTTGAAGAGATCAACTTCTCGGACTGTTCGGGATTCATGAGATGTGCGACACTTCACCTCATCCCAACAGTAGTCACGAATGATGGCAGCACCGGTTGTGCAGGGATTCTTGTAGATCGGACCAAATCCTGGAGGCTGTCGCAACGACTCAATCTTGTGCAAAGCGAGCTCTCTATAGTGTCACAAGTCAGCGCCCAACTCGGCGCCACAATGGAGGCTGAGAATATCCTCAAGATCGTGCTCATAGCGGTTACTGCCAGAGAAGGACTCGGATTCAACAGGGCATTCGTCTTTCTTGTCGATGAGAATTCCCGAGAACTGGTTGGGTGTCATGCTATCGGTCCGATCAATGCGGAAGAGGCTGGAAGAATTTGGGGGACGATCCCTGACGAAGGCAAAGACTTAAGAAGCATCATCAGGAGCTATCGCAGGAGCATCCAGTTGTCGAGCATGGAAACCGATCGAATTGTCAGACAGCAGATACTCCCGTTCGACGACAAGCATTCACCGTTAGCCAACTCGATCCTATCGAGAAAGCCAATCCGTGTTACCGACATGCAGCAGCTGTCGACTTTGGCAGATGCCACGGGCCGATTGCTGTGTGCCCCTGAACTCGCAATTGCCCCGCTTTACACGAGGAAAAGAGTGCTCGGAGTGATTGCTGCTGACAATCTGATTACTGGACGTCGAATCTCCGAAACCGACCTTGAACAGCTGCAGATGTTCGCAAGTCAGGCCGCCACAGCGCTTGAAAGAGCGCACTTGTATGAAAATCTTCAATCATATACTGGGAAGATTGAAAAAGTTAACAGGCAGCTTGAGGAAACTCAAAAAGAGATAATTCGCATGGAGAAGCTCTCATTGATGGGAGAGATGACATACCGGATCGCTCATGAATTGCGCAACCCTCTAACAGTAATAGGAGGGTTCGCTGGTCTTCTCGTGAAATCTGATGGACTCTCCGAGACCGCAATTGAACGTGCCGAGATTATTCAGAAGGAATCGCGGCGCATTGAAAAGCATCTCGACATTCTCCTCGACTTCTCGAAGTCATACTCGCAGGAATGCGAAAGCGTCGATCTCAACATGCTTGCTCGCGATGTCGTGCGGATGGTGGAACCAGCATTTCTGAAGCGTGGCATTAGTGTGCAATCTGTAGCAGGTGACAGCGCTGTGATTGTGCAGGCTCACAAGGACCTGCTTCTCCACGGTCTTTACAACGTTGTCGGAGTTCTCGGCGAACTATCTCCTAAGGGCGCCCTTTGGAGATTGATAAGCACGGGTGAAGAGGATGCCAGTGTGATCGAAGTGCTGCCGGATGATCAGACGATGGATCGCGAAACGGCCATTGGAGTCCTTAAAGGCTTTGTCCAGAGTCAGACGAGTACAGCCGATTTGCGACTCGCTCTTGCAAATGAGGCAATAAGCTATAACGGCGGACATCTGGGCTGCGAATTACACGAACAGCAGCCTCGAATATACATGTCATTTCAGAAGTAG
- a CDS encoding response regulator: protein MMPNKILIVDDEENIRKLYTAELKAEGYEVSSVDSGEAALDWVAKEAPDLVVLDIKMAERDGLDILGSIKRDNRELPVVLNSAYTIYKDDFNSWLADAYVVKSSDLNELKTKIREILSI from the coding sequence ATGATGCCTAACAAAATACTGATAGTCGATGATGAGGAGAACATCAGAAAACTGTACACGGCCGAACTCAAGGCCGAAGGTTATGAAGTATCGTCGGTCGATTCCGGCGAAGCGGCATTGGATTGGGTAGCGAAAGAAGCACCGGATCTTGTGGTGCTTGATATCAAAATGGCCGAGAGAGATGGTCTTGATATTCTCGGCAGCATCAAACGAGACAACCGTGAACTGCCGGTGGTGTTGAATTCGGCATACACTATCTACAAAGATGATTTCAACTCATGGCTGGCTGATGCATACGTCGTCAAGTCCTCAGACTTAAATGAATTGAAGACCAAGATTAGGGAGATTCTATCAATCTGA